One Deltaproteobacteria bacterium genomic region harbors:
- a CDS encoding MerR family transcriptional regulator, with amino-acid sequence MEKKINFSIPEKLYYKIGEVSQITGVESYVLRYWESEFKIVTPGRTHSKQRLYRRKDLELILEIKKLLYEEKFTIAGAKKKLQKMKAGRDKQLELEFPEKKYHDALLHVRRDLEDLRGLLSKRRVDSPT; translated from the coding sequence ATGGAAAAAAAAATAAACTTTTCGATCCCCGAGAAACTTTACTATAAAATCGGTGAGGTCAGCCAAATCACAGGTGTTGAATCCTATGTTCTGCGCTACTGGGAATCGGAATTCAAGATTGTTACTCCCGGGCGCACGCACTCGAAACAACGTTTATACCGCAGGAAGGACCTGGAGCTGATCTTAGAAATCAAAAAACTTCTATATGAAGAAAAATTTACCATTGCTGGGGCCAAGAAGAAATTGCAAAAGATGAAGGCTGGACGAGATAAACAATTGGAACTTGAGTTTCCCGAAAAAAAATACCATGACGCCCTCTTGCATGTTCGCAGGGATCTGGAAGACTTGCGGGGCCTTCTAAGCAAAAGGAGAGTTGACAGCCCAACGTAA